The segment GCGTAACTCAGAATCCGATCCATCCATGAGTGAGCAGTGAAGAGAGTCAGAGGAGACAAATTCACTAGAGCCCCGACTGCCCTTTCTGTCCAAGTGTCTAGTTGGAAACAAACaagattaatgtgtgtgttgtctaggcgtgtgtgatgtgtgaattTAATAGAGCCATTGGAGgattacaaaaaataaagaagtaaacCTCAGCAATGACAGATTCCTGTGTAGAAAATGGTATATTATTAGTGCACGGGTTAATACAGctattttttttcatgacatTTTTGTGgttatctttttattttcagaacAGTAGTATGTAGGTTGTGGTTTCTCCTGAAAGCTGTGgactatctctctctccctcatacCTTCTGTATGTGCAAGAAAGTGAACtgggtgtgtatttgtgtcctGAGATTGTGCTGCCACTTAGCTCCTCAACCAGCATAAATTGTTGTGTCTATCTCTTCTGTCTGCCGTCCTTTTTCCTCTCTGGCATTTCCATAGTTATTATTCACCACATGTCTCACActaaaacattttcacacagcAGTGGGCTCATCTCCCACATAGCTGTCATTTTAATGGTTGTTTGTCCGACGGGAGAACAGGAACTAACATGGGGAGGGTTATTAGCAAGGTCACCTCTCACCTTATTGTTATGTTCAATGAGAACTGAGTTTAGAAACATAGttaaatgagagagagaaagagaaactggCTGCACTGAAGAGCTCCTTGGTTGTCTTTCTCCATCACCTTGGAAATGATGCAAATATGTAATTTTATGCTGGCAAGCTAGGGCTGTCCCTGTGAACTTAATTTTGTGGTACACTTGTGTCCTCCCTTGTACCTCTCTCAGCTGTATTATTGTGTCTCTAGTGCCCCCTTGTGGTGTCTACTTTCAACAACTTAAATAGTGAAACATGACTGGTTTCTAAAATGCAAGGTTGGTGTTGTTTAGGAGGTAATTGAGAGACCAGACCAGTCCTTGGTATAAATTTACTATGTCTGAAAGGACCAAGAAAACATGAGCTTAAAAGAAACTGGTTTATTGGAAGATTGGTTCTGAAAAGCACCTTGAAATTATTGTACAGAGCCTGAAATGCATTTCAAATGCAACATTTATGCTGGACTATAATAACAATAGAGACTTATACTCAAATGAGccatataaaaacataacactTTGAAAACTACTAGCCTAGATGTAAGAAAAATCAgtacaaaaacatgtaaacattgtTAAACTGTTCATAGAAGAAGCcgtacagaaaacacagctgcagttgtTTGTCTCTAAATAActgttattaaaaataaaacgttCATCATAGCACCTTTAACTTCAAGATTCTCTTACGAGTGCAGTCAAAAATAGCTGCCTATTGTGTTCTCAGTTTATATTGAAGGCTACCTTAGACTGCCTTTATTTCAGTGCAGGTCCCTTTCAGTGCAGTGGAACTACACCTGCAGAATATTTATTTAGAAAGTCAAATTGTCCATATTAACTGTACTAATTCAGAGAGAAAGTATCCCCTCGTCTCACCTCTGTCTTCACCTCTAAACTCTGTTGTGTTGGCTCGACCTTGGAGGTGCAGTTTCTGAGCTCATCCTtcagctcagacagctgctgagtgTGGCTGGAGAGAGTCCCATTGACCTGCAGAAGAAGACCATTCGACTgtttctccagctcctctctgatTCTCTCTAGGTCCTCTGCCAAGTAATTCAAGCCTTTACACTGGTCCTCCACGTGGGCAACACGCCCTCCAACCTCAGTTACTTCTTTCTGGACAACCTTTGCTGTGCTCCGGCAACCCTGGACCTCCTGAGCCAGACGCTTTTTCATCTCCTGCAATTCACCCTTAAGTCTGGCCAGCCTACGATCGCCTGCACCAAGCATAGAAGCCTGATGTCCAACAAGCTGAACCACACCCTTTATTTGCTGGGCCAGGCGAGCCTCTCTTTCATGCCAGGAGCTGTTGGCTTGAACTACCTGGTGGACCACTGTCCCCAGCGAATCCTGGAGGCCTCTCAGAGTGTGGTTGACTGAGCGAACATTGAACTTGAGGATTGTTAGCTCCCCTTGGACTGGAGAAtctccctctgcctgctctgtctgGTCTCTGACAGTCAGACGTCTGAGGATGTTCTGCAGTGTGATGTTGAGGTTATTCAAACGGTCATCTTGCATGTCCAGTACCTCCTTCACATTCTGTTCCTCGGCCAGGTCTTCACCTGCTGCATAGTCTCCTTGGATGGCAGATTTTTGTGGggaggaacaggaagaggagcaaAGAATCTCGAGGCTATTGAGGTGCTTTTGCACTCTGTCCACATCTACCTCCAGTCTTCCTCTGAGGGAATCCAGCTCTGTCTCCAGAGTAGGGACAGCATGACCCTCTAGCAGTGCAGGGGCAGTAGCATTACCTAATTCTTCCAAAGCTGTCAGTAGACGGGTCTCCAGACCCTTTAACTTATCCTCCATTCTGGCTTCTAAGCcctgtcctgctgcagctttttctaCGACACCACTCCTCTTAACAGACTTTTCACTTCTGATCTGCTCAGTCACATTGAGCTTGGCCTCCACATATGCTAGACGGCCTTCCAGCATTCCCTCTATGTGGTCCTTGTGTCCACCCAGCTCCACTCTCAGGTGTCCCTGGGACTGGTTGAGGCTTGTCAGTGATGTTTCCAGCAGCTGCACCCTTTCAACCAGCCCACCCATTCTATCACAACAGCTTTCTTTGGCCTTTAATCCATGGATCTGAGTCTGGAGGGTTCTCAGCTCTGTTCTCAAGTTTGTGGTGCTTTCTACCAGAGCATCCTCCATCTGGTCCTGCTGCTCACCTTGCTCTTTCTGACACCGACGGCGCACATCCCCAGCTTTCTCCTTGCATCGGCCCTCTGCACTCTCCACACGTTTTTCAAACCCATCCAGAATGTCTGTCCTGGCTGCACTTAGCTTGGCATCCATTAAATTCTCCATTGCTTCCCCAAGACTGCCAGTGGAGTCTGAAAGGACATCTGTTCCATTTGAAATCTTCTTCAGTGCTCCATCATGTCCCATCACTGTGGCTttgagttcctgcagctctacTGTCTTTGCTCTCAACTCTGTTCTGAGCTCCTCCACTCTTTCATTCAAATCTGTGAGCCCTGGAAACACATGCCTGCCATCAAGACCCCCTGTCTCAGGGTCTCCCCCTGGAATTTCTACAAATCCTACAGTAGATGGACCAGAGGCCATTGCCTGAGCAGGAACAGGACCTGGACCAggggcagcagagagcagagctgacagcaTCCTGTTGGCATCCTCTCTTAGTGATGCTCGTAGACTATTCTCCAGTCCATTCACAGTCCCCCTCAGGGTCTCCAGACCTTGGTTGAGACGTCGAACATCCTCCTCCATGCGATAAATTCGCTCCTCTGTGTCGCTGTCAAGAGCTGGtcctaaaaaagaaacaatatcTGTTATAACCAAGGTGAACATTGCAAGACAAAAACCATAAACATTCACTGAAACTGTTTGACCTTAGAGTTTGGTACTGGGACATACCTGCTGGCTCCACCTcatgatgttcagcagcagagggaggaagagggattTCCTCTGGTATAATTTCTTCTGGTCCTTGAATGTGTTCATTTTcttgttcatgttcatgttccTGGTTGTTCTCTGTATGATGTATATCAAGGTGCTCTGGCATTGGCTCTGGTTCAGCTGGATAAGGCCTGAAAGGAGTGTCTGGGTAGGAGGATGAACTTGGAGGCCCAAAGTGACGCATTGGGTAGTTAAAACTGCTGGTAGGGGGTCCTTTGGATTGACTCCATGGGTTGGCTTTCATGGGTGTGTTAAAAGGTGGGCCCTTGAGCATTGGACCCTTGAACATTGGTCCTTTGTATTGTGGGCCCTTAAACTGTGGGCCTTTCATTGGTGGGCCTTTCATTGGTGGGCCTTTCATTGGTGGGCCTTTCATTGGAGGGCCTTTCATTGGAGGGCCCTTCATTGGTGGACCCTTGAATGGTGGCATCATTTCCATGGGGTGTTGGTACACTGGATGTCCCTCCATACAGCCGTAGCCTGAGTACCCTGGACAACAACGCCACTCCAGCTCTGTGACAGTTTTATGTGCCACCTTGTACATTGGTTTGTACAGCAGACGATACCTGAGGGGAACAATGTTTGGtttttaaagagaaacaaataTCATCATAGTGAGGTGAGTCCAAGTTTATAAACTGAGGTCTTGTTTACTTACAGGAGTGTTGGACATTTTTGACCCCAAGAACACTTGTTGTACTCAGCTTTTACATAGGGGGCTGCCCCATCCTGCACAGTGAAGGACACTGTTTTTTCAATGACGTAGGCACAGTGGTTCCTGTTATAGTATGagtaaaataagaaaagaaaaacacaacattgtgtTAAATTTCAATTAAGACGTCAGGTGGTTTTAGACAttacaggaagagaaacactTACTTGTGTCTGCTAGTGGGTTTTCCTTGGTCATGGTGTTGAGCGGGTCCAGCTTTATACGAGTGAAACTGCGGTGGTCTGTAGAATTTGGTTTCGACCAGCGATAAAGACAGTGTGACAAAGAGAAAAGGGCACACAGCTTTGGCAAAATGCATCTTCAAATATCCAAGTCCAAAGCTCAGCAAAAAGAGTCATCAAATAGAGTTAGTATCAGAAGCACAAAAATCAATGTAGGGCAAAAAAACACCCAAAATATTCCTCCTTATTCACATGTGGAAgaaatcttaaaacacacagaaaaaatgctgctggaaaaaaaagagtctcTGCAATGCAACCTTTTCTGGCCGTGTACTAAGCAGAATGCCACCCTGTGAATGTTGACCCTGATGCTGGCTGTGGGTGTGGTGGACTCTGTTTGAGTGACAACAGTCCACTGTGAGTCTGGGGGACTACTACTAATAGGGCCCTGCTGGAACTATCTGCATGTCTCCTCCCACTCAGCCTCCTCAAAGTAACACCAGAGTGACACTGGAGGAGAGACGTGAACCCTCATCAGCACTGTTAGTTATTCCTGCAGTGTGCTCTGTGGTATTTATAgaaaatactgtttttattatacATCTACTCTGAAACCTGCTTCTaccaatcagagcagcagcttaAGTCCCATGAACTATTTtccctttgatgacatcatagcAAACTAGTGGAGAAATGGCATCATCACTAGAAGGTACAACACCAAGCCTTGTCCCAAAACAAGCACACTTAGAAGGagctgacatttatttatttgccctTCATGGGATaaagaataaatattttatatgtaaaaagagaaactcagtgagtgatgcCTGAATCCCATTCAGCTTTATCACTTACAGGGAATCCTgagtcacagcagcacagtttCAGGATTTTAGTGGGAGCCATTTATCTAACTGCAAAGACTAGTGCTGCTCCTTTACCTTTGGATCATAGTGTCTGCATGAAAATCCTGTTTTTAATGATGCCATTGTATCTGTAGTCATCTACAGTTTCCTTCCATTAACCTCATGagtaacacacagtaaatgGCATGTCCACATGTATTTTGTTAGTAATTATTGTGCCAGTAATTGTTTGAATTAAACAAGTAATATGGGGTTAAACACTGAAGTAAAGTGATAGATGCAGTAATTAGGCCTTTCATTAAAGTAAATGTTTTACAGTGAACATGTACTTTTCATAGAATGTGTTTGAAATGTGTAGTATTTTATTGCTCAAAGATTGAGAGTAGGTAACGCTATAGGACTAATTTTACTCTCACTGATTATTCAGTCTGAAGTGTGACTTATGAAACCTAATTTATGAGTAGATTTGCTGACTCTGCAAACCAATGGTGTTGAATAATTTAAATGAAGTAAAAAGTACAGAATTGATTGTcatgaaggaaaagaaaaagcagcatAATATAGAAAAATGCTCAAGTGTCCCAGTGTTAGTTACCATGTAATAAGAGATAGATGTAAAACTGCAGAACCTTTGA is part of the Parambassis ranga chromosome 7, fParRan2.1, whole genome shotgun sequence genome and harbors:
- the emilin3a gene encoding EMILIN-3; protein product: MHFAKAVCPFLFVTLSLSLVETKFYRPPQFHSYKAGPAQHHDQGKPTSRHKNHCAYVIEKTVSFTVQDGAAPYVKAEYNKCSWGQKCPTLLYRLLYKPMYKVAHKTVTELEWRCCPGYSGYGCMEGHPVYQHPMEMMPPFKGPPMKGPQFKGPQYKGPMFKGPMLKGPPFNTPMKANPWSQSKGPPTSSFNYPMRHFGPPSSSSYPDTPFRPYPAEPEPMPEHLDIHHTENNQEHEHEQENEHIQGPEEIIPEEIPLPPSAAEHHEVEPAGPALDSDTEERIYRMEEDVRRLNQGLETLRGTVNGLENSLRASLREDANRMLSALLSAAPGPGPVPAQAMASGPSTVGFVEIPGGDPETGGLDGRHVFPGLTDLNERVEELRTELRAKTVELQELKATVMGHDGALKKISNGTDVLSDSTGSLGEAMENLMDAKLSAARTDILDGFEKRVESAEGRCKEKAGDVRRRCQKEQGEQQDQMEDALVESTTNLRTELRTLQTQIHGLKAKESCCDRMGGLVERVQLLETSLTSLNQSQGHLRVELGGHKDHIEGMLEGRLAYVEAKLNVTEQIRSEKSVKRSGVVEKAAAGQGLEARMEDKLKGLETRLLTALEELGNATAPALLEGHAVPTLETELDSLRGRLEVDVDRVQKHLNSLEILCSSSCSSPQKSAIQGDYAAGEDLAEEQNVKEVLDMQDDRLNNLNITLQNILRRLTVRDQTEQAEGDSPVQGELTILKFNVRSVNHTLRGLQDSLGTVVHQVVQANSSWHEREARLAQQIKGVVQLVGHQASMLGAGDRRLARLKGELQEMKKRLAQEVQGCRSTAKVVQKEVTEVGGRVAHVEDQCKGLNYLAEDLERIREELEKQSNGLLLQVNGTLSSHTQQLSELKDELRNCTSKVEPTQQSLEVKTEVRRGDTFSLN